A region of the Anolis sagrei isolate rAnoSag1 chromosome 4, rAnoSag1.mat, whole genome shotgun sequence genome:
AGCTGAAGGAAAAATTCAGTGGAAGGACTCTTATCTGGGTGAGCAGCATCCTGATTTTGAAGTGTCACACCATTCTCTATGTATGTGCACTTCTGGTTTTATCTAATTGAATACTGATCCGTGTATTTTTTATAGTTTGCTAGAGTGAACAAACAGTAGTCAGTGGCAACCACAGGGtgaattgttattttttcaaAGAATCCACAAAAGGAATGACAGATTATGGGAATTATAGTAAAAAGCAAACAAGAATCCCACCCCTTTTGAAAGCTAAGTTAGCAATTGGGCCAAAGCTATAAAAACCCTGGGTTAGTGTGTGTGGTTATAGAGAAGATGGCCAAATTAGAAGAAGTGTTGGAACCTGTCGTCTGACCCTCGTTACATCTTTAACCTGCTTGGTCTTCTTCCAGTAAGGCATAGAAAACTGATGTGATGGTCTAGGTGTTAAATTGTCTAGTGCTATATAGGAAATGATACAGAGATTGGAAATGTTTCTCTCTGAACAGCCTTCTAGGAAGCATcatcaccaggcatgtagctgggggggggggggggacttggggggcttaagcccccccctctgaaattctgatggtggtccgtgagaaggccttactggtgcattattttaactgctatgtttattcatatcatgatctgatcactatactcaatatatcccatatgcatggggttattggggtaacgatacaaaaggtttgctagggtagaccctctttcactcagactcagcccccccccccccggaaccgaactcagccccccccccaaacaaaatcctggctacgggcctgatcatcACTAACAATGCATCTGTGGAACTGTGGGAGCTTTAGTCCAAAGCAACAGAACTTCCAAGCTCTTTGTGTGCAAAATATGAATTAGAAATGGTCAGTCTTCTCTGTAGTAATTTACAGTATGTTTGCTGAATGAGCAAAAAAAAGTTTTAGAAGTCTTGGCTGGAAAAAAGTATCTTTTAGAGATATCTGTAGAGGTCTTTGCCTTTAGTGAATCAGTATTTTCTTCTACTTCTTTCAAAGCTGATAtgttgatatgttatatttattatttgttgtatgatgtggcattgaatgttgccataatctgtaagccgctctgagtcccctttggagttgagaagagcggggtataaatacagtaaataaataaataaagttaacatTGGTGTACCAAATCTTAATCAACCTTAATACAAAGATATCAGGCAAAGCCTGGCCCACCACCTCTCCATACTTATAGATCAATTTTAGCCCTCTTTCTTGGAAATTGTTATAAAGTATGCTTACTGGTGGCATCTATATCTTGTTTAAAAATTTGTATTAACAATGCATTGTCTGATTGATGTTGGGGAAGTGAGTGAGAGGGTCTCTGGAATATCTGAGGATTCACTGACTTCAGCTTTTCCAGCTCTGAAATGAGATCCTTTTCTGGATTAGTCAAATGACAAtaccaataacaacaaacaaaaattatTACCCACCTTTCTTTGTGGTTTGAGGCAAGATTAAAACCAaattaaaagaacaaaaaaacacgctgttaaaatacatataacacaaGACCACACTATTAAAATATCAAGTCAAGATATACCATGGTTTGTTAATTCTGTCGTTTTTCATCCACACAACACATAGGCAATTAATATTTGTAATACTAGGTGCCGCTTGACCTGAGATATCAAGGGTATGAGTGAGTCTATCCATTATAAACTGCTTAGACCGACTCTGAAGGACTGCTTTAGCAGAAGAATTAAGCTCCCATACTGAGTTAAATAGAGCAGAAATTTTAAAGGGACATTTTATGGATAACTGCTACATTCATCAACTACATTATGGATCCTCTTTCTGTGTACTATCAGTCCCAGGTAAAGTTATGAAACCTCACTGGTTCTGCTTTATACATGGTAACCTTTCACTGAGATTTCACTGATAAAAGTTAGGTTGGGGATAATTACAATCAATGTACAGCTAGAAAAAAAAATAGGTCCAGAGAAGACTGGATGGTGGtatgtatactgtttttaccCCAGGGCAgccctgtagccgggggggggggggaggggttcaaacctccccccctgaaatttttcaggttaaaaaaaaaacctggtttactcatgaattttaactggttagccaaatccccatgcaaagtctatgagatgcaaaaaattaagagtccctccagaactgcaagcactatctcaagcaaatattgacaatttattcacattgtcattacttgcagcaatagccgatgtagtgaagcaaccaagttgggggggggggtggaatgttctcattaaggaggccagacttggtggaggtggttgacaggggcggagctgtaggctattgaaggctgctctgccccctgctgtgctctttgattcAGCATGACCCtaacgccccccccccaaatttcaaaatGCCaaccccgaaattttcaaaccctcccctcccctgaaattttcaaccctccccaaaaaaaatttctggctacggccctgccccaGGGTGCTAGCTATGGGTCATCATAGCAAAATGGACATTTATGGATGAATTTgcaaaacacacagggaccatAAGTACCATGCCTTTTAGATATGGTGGCACACATTAAAATAGGTTATTGAATGATAGCCTTGGGCAAGAGTTACTTTAACACTGCCAACATTTAAAGTCTTGGTAggtttaaaagtaattaaaagatTACAATATATTGAATATAAGGGTGTAGCAACTTCAAATCGctaggggggggggtggtggaagGGCACACACCTGCCTGTTTATTTAGGGAGTTCTAAACCTGCACTGAAAACTGTACTTTTGGTAGAAAACATAATATGGAATTCAGTAAATGACTgtaccttttattattattatctttaggaGCATTTTGCTTAGATGTCAAGAGAGGCAGTGCCAGCTATACTTGAATATCTTGTCACATCTCTGTGTTGGTCATGATCATATTCTTGCTAAATTATAGCCATAATCACTTGTTTGAATATTATCTGTATAATGAAACAGGAGTGGGAGGAGTGGCCAGGTGGGGCTCCCACATATATTCTCAAATGTACAAAGTGCATTGAAATATTTATCTCCACAATAGTTTAGACAGTAGCATTTCCACCAGGAGCCTGAGACAAAGGGATACAatactaaaattttaaaaagagaattagCAAACTTTTcagaaaaaataattaatttttatattcatattattagaatagaatCTAATTTTTAAATTGGTAAAGACATGTCCAAAAAAAGCATTTTTACAATGAGAAACATCTTGGACACCTTCAAATTtatctttttgtttatttattactgtttgGAGGCCTTCATTTTGATGTTCTTTTGTGTTCGAAAAAATGTTGCCAGGAAAATTGTGCTTATCACAGGATCCGCAAATGGAATTGGATGACAGATGGCATTAAATTTTGCACGTCTTCACACGATTCTTGTTCTCTGGGACATTGATGAGGAAGGTAACAAAAAAACAGCAGAGCTTGTCAAAGCCAATGGGGCTATAGCCGTTTATGCCTACAAGTGTGATGTGCGCATAAGGGAAGAAATCTATGCAGTGGCAGATCAGGTAAACCATTGGGGGTTTATGTTGTTAGATTTTGTACAAGTTGTGTACAACAGCAATTTTGTaaacaaaaaatatttgaaaattgaaTGATCTACATTATGTAATTGTAGCATGATAGCAGAAAAGCCTAAAGAAAGACAAGACCCATTTATAATCAGATAGGACCAAATACTTTGATTAGAGACATTTTAGGGAACTGTCATAACAGTTGGATTTAGGCTATAGGGATAATTTTATTCACTTCTCTTTTTCACATGAATgtataatatttttttccaattattgTTTCTCTCCcatgcatttcccatcctctgaAATCTGCTTTGGGATGTGCGGGTCCAGGAGGGCATGCATCTTTATATGTGCTATCCATTTCTTGATTTGTATTCACTAAGTCACAGCAGTCTGAAATGATACAACATAGTGCCACAAATAGCTGCATTATCATGAGCCAAACCATTGATCCATCTAGTCCAATATAACAAAATTCGCTGTGactctttgaatgcgattttcctgcttcttggcaggtggttggactggatggcccatggggtctcttccaactctatgattctatgatttttctaGATCTCGTGAACAATTTCTTCCACTTAGCCTTACAGATTTGTGGGATTAAGATGGTTTCTCACCCAAGTGTTTGGTAGACCACACTTTATAAACACTCTCCCCAGCCCCcagccccccccaccccaccccaccccgcaccccaccccacacacacacatttttagggGTATCTATATGTTCGGGAAAGTGGATCTTATAtttaaagtaaatacataaaattatataataattatataaaacaAAACCTAATTCTGAAGTCATGCATTCTACCTTAGCATGACTTTACACAGAATTCAATCTGCTGTTTTTCGAAGTGCTTGGAGGTGTTACTCTCCAAACCCCACAATCAGCATATACAGTTGCATTGCTTAGTAGGGAATtctagttcaaaaacagcttttccAGTATCTCATTAAGCTGCCTGTTGAATGTGCATGAATACCACCACAGCTAAAATGGCATCtgggttctttttttaaaaaaaaatgcagataCTTTTTACCACATTACCACAATCCGAAATATGCTTCACGTCCACTGTTTCAATGTGTCCATGTTggcgtttctttctttctttctttctttcttatttttgctgtgtgtcttcacatTTTTTCTGACTTATGCAATCCTAAAGTGAATCTTTCACTGGGTTTTCCTGgactgaaagtgtgtgacttgctcaagggtGTCCAGTTGATTTCCATTAATGAGTTGGTGTACAAAGCCTGTTCTCAAGTTATAATCCAAACCTCAAACCATTACAAATGTATTTGATCAACTTTCAGTCTTGTTTCAAAAGAATAATAATTGCAATAACAACTGAAAGCTGAATGGATTTGATCTTGGTTTATGAAACAGAAAAATCTTGTGTGTTTCAGTTGAGTAAGGAATATATAAAACACAGTAATTCGAAGCATGTATCTGACATAAGGTTTACCCCTTAATTGTAGGTTAAAGAAGAAGTGGGAGATGTAGATATTCTAATAAATAATGCAGGGATATATAATCGAAGGAATTTCTTCAAACTTTCCGATTCTGATATGGAAGAAACAATACAAGTCGACACTAAAGCACATTTCTGGGTAATTATTTTCTTCTGGAGATAATGATGGCATTActaaattatattattgtatccttgttgcttctccttttctctcctttattcTATCCCATCTAAATCCTCTAATAAAGAATGTAATGACCCCATCACATGAAGCATTTCCCTCATCATAAGACACTTCATCTCCATATCAATGACTAAGAGGCACggagtccatcacatgacatttgccTACTTCCAGCTGTCATCTGTTGCCCTTTGcccttgaaatggagatgaaatgTACTGAAAGGAAGGAACTCAGAATACAGGTGGCTAATCATGTTCCAAGCCtttgtgttgcaacccagagcaggaaacagaACCCTCAGACCACAATCCAcaacacttgacttcaggaaaaacaatccttttttattgaagaaagatgagtacaaaaatagaggaaatgtGCAAGGTAAAaaaccacagtaaaaatcagcaacaagaaatgtccatgaacaaaaacccacagtaacactgctaaatcctggaacctgttagcaatccactaaccatacttgaagcaactaggaagcctcttaggaataaggccactggaatcaggagATCTGCCAAGGACGATGCTTGAATCTGgaatgatgcctggtctgaaTTGGCATCCAGGTGTGTGGTACTTAAGGCTgagaaatctattacgtgacACGCCAGAAGGCtttatttgcatttctttcaaTCTAGCTGACCTTCGTACACTTTGAGATTCCCctctgctctgccaaatctgccctctcctattCTCATTAGAGAGACCAgctgtcagattctctggagaactcagattggaaggaaaagagagtgaaagttcactgcttggctctgaaacattctcatgggaactttcgctttccaagcctgcaggagtttcactacacaaaccaTCATCTTCTGCATTGACCTCAGAATTGACAtcttcattggcatcaggaaatacaatgagaatcaggttcaggttcacgcacaggctgaaccccaacactttgGCGTGCACTAGAACCATTgctaacactgaaaaacacatgtgTTGGAATTTGACAGATCCACCCATTTTGAATCATTTCAGTGATGTGGAGGAATGGACATTCCTCACGATTTTTCTGTCACTGCATTTCCTCCTTCATAGTAAACTAGGCTCCATAGGGAATTGTGGATTTCTCCATTACACTCTGTTTTATAAAGTGCCCATCAATGAAAGAATATTAAAAGTAGAGGGAAGATTCCATTAAAAGAAGTGTTAAAAGTAGAGTTAAAATTCTGCTCTACTCTGGTCTACTCAAGGGGAGGAATTCAAATAAAAGAGGGGACGATGCTATTGAAAGGAGTGTTTTAAAACTGTGACATGGAAGGGGACTTTACCTCTCTTGGAGTGAGGGGTTTTGGGGAGAGAAAGGGATCCTATTGAAAGAAGAGTTTTTGAATCGGTATCCCATCTCCTTTACTGTAAGGGACTTTGAGGAGGGCAATTTTATACCATGGGAAGAAGAGTTTTTGAAGTGGTGTCCTGTCTCCTCTGATGTGGAGGGCTTTAGGGAGGACAGGGGATCTCTTGGCTTTTGGATATTGAAATTTCCCTGACTAAATAAAGTAATATGGAGAGGGCAGAGAAAAAAATTCCctgtgtgctgattcagaatgaGGGCGACAACAGGTGAAAACCTGAAGAGTGAaacatgtgtgatgggaagacaAAACAGGACAATTGGGGATCTAACAGTACAATTCCCTTTGCTAGACAGTCTCCAATGCTTCTCAAGGTCCATGTCATGACATCCCTAGTGTTGCATGCCTCAATTTTTAAATTCTTCCTTCTCTTGAAAGTACTTGTTTAAGTCTCTATATTCAAACTATATTCAAAAGGTAAACTAGTGTAAATAATATTATTCCCTACTGCAATTACTATACatcatgtgctttgattgtgatgtTCTGAACTCTTACTGTGATGAAGCAAATATGGTATTTACATGAAATATGCCAAATATTAATGATGATTTACCAAATGTATTATAGACCTGCAAAGCTTTTTTGCCAGCTATGTTAGCCCAGAACCAGGGACATTTGGTTACAATTGCGAGTGCAGCATCGCTAAGTGGGGACAAGTACATCACAGGTTAGTAAGTGTGTCCATTTTATTATCTACTTATTATCAATCTGAATATAGCATCAACCTAAGGATAGTTGCATCTAAACCAGTGTGCAAAAGAAATCACCTTAATGTGTTAGATCTACTTATTTTTCTCAattagagttattattattattattattattattattattattattattattaatattaataccccaccaccaactccccaaaggggacttggggcagcttacatgaggctgaggcCGGAAATACATTATagcaaaatacataataaaaccaaaacaacttaggaatacaataaaacaaagcaaagtaaaacaaacaaaataatgcaatgagAAATCAATCACAATGAGTGGGTCACATGTACaacacaacataaaatgataaaacgctggatgagaaaatgaaaaagaaatgtttgtaAGGGATAAAACTCGTAGGAGACGGAGTAGTGAAGACAGGCTTTCACACAGGCGGAAGGAAATACAGTAAGATGACAACATTGTGGGAGGAAAGACAGTAGACACTTAGTGTGACAAATACCAGACTGGCCCCACAATTCCTGGTCTTGAGTGCCTATCACACTCATCCTGTGCTATGTCCCTTCTTAAAACTCACCATGTACTAGCTTTGTGCTCTTTGTGGTAAGCAGCATGTCATATTATGTTCCAAACTTAAGGAAACTAGACAGAGTCAAGTTTAACAAAATAACCACATGTTCATGCCATACTACCAACTTCATGTGATACACCGGCTGTGCCCCTTCTGAggtttggaggacctaaagatggtagtgcatgcttTGAGAACCTCAAGGCGGGACTTCCACAATGCGCTTTACATTGAGCTACCTTTGTGCCACATTCTAAGCCACATTTCATTCCTGAACACGTGAAAGGATCTTGAGGAATGCAACTAGTCAGATCATTATACAATCTGTGGCCTGCAGGTGTTTCTTAGGAATTTTCAGTTATAGGAAGAAAATAGCTCTGTTGCTATCCTGATCAAAAGGGGAAAGGCCTAAAAATATTTCCCCTAAATTCTGTCTCacccacatttttttcttttgttttctgaaaTTTCTAGTGAGAGCTGAATTATTCAAATCTATAACTCTCATTTCCTATATTAATTTTCCCTTTGTAATTTTGCCTACCCTTTTTATGGGATGCCTtgcctaaactgtatttttaaatggttAACTTACATTTTACATTACTGTAATGCTAGACATTTGGGGACCGACAGAAAGTGATTCAGTGGGTGCACGACTGTGTAAGAACTTATATTTCCATTCTACTTTCATGGCTATTAGACAGCAGAAAAATtatcttccattttttttaagtCATCTAAGTCAGATGCTGTTATTAACATTTTGTAACTGCGAATGAATTACATTGGGTATTTATTTTGTACGCATGAAAAAGAAGCATGGATGTGTGGATAGCTGGATGTGAACCACCACAGACAAATGCTTTTTAATCTGTTGGCTTTACAACTGGGACAGAGGTCCTGAAGGAAATGAGTTACTTCAAATCTTGGCATATTCAACCATAACTATTTATTCGAGGAGTCGTGTTTCTGACTGTACTTTGAGACAACTGAGGAACAGCAAGCTGTTTGACTTCATCTTTTATATATTTCCTTAAGTATTATATTCAACACAATATGTTTTCTCTTCTTTATTTATCTCCacctgttttgtttttcaatttcttaGACTATTCTGCAAGTAAATTTGCATCGTTTGGCTTTCTGGAATCgcttgcttttgaattgtgggcTGTTGGAAAGAAAGGCATTAAAACCACAATTGTCTGTCCTGGTTACGTGGATACAACATTAATTATTGGTGTAAAAACAGCGTAAGTGGATTTTCAATTCTAAAAATATATTCACAGACATTTACAACTCAAGAAAAATTGAGCTTGGCCATATTAAATGTGAATTGCCAGCTAGTCTGGGAAGAACCTGATCCAttcaaagacattttaaaattgtaGGAGCGTGGAACTAAGAACTGTTTATATAATGTTTCAGTATTATTATAATTTAGATATTTTTTTATCCAGAATTTATTGAATTAACTTTTTGTTTCCTGTCAGGAGGCCATTTCTTGTTCCTATCATGGATGTAGGCTTTGTGAGCCGGAAGATTGTGGATGCTATTCTGAAAGAGAAACTTTATGTGGTTTTGCCACCTTTTACGCGACTAATTACTCTCAAAATGTAAGAAAATTACTCTTTTTTATTCAGTagtcattttcatagaatcatagaatcaaagagttggaagagacatcatgggccatccagtccaaccccctgccaagaagcaggaatattgcattcaaatcacctctgacagattttcttttttaaaaggggagGGGATACTGAAAGACATAGAATTCAAATTAGGGTATTGCTTTTAAATTTGCTGAGTTaactttgctttttaaaagcttcattCCAGTCACACACATCCTAAGTCTTTTGCAAAAAATGCAGTTGAAATGCTATTCAATATAACCTTTGAAAATACTCTCACCTATCTCACCAAAGGTGGATCTACACACACCCATCATCTAGGCCTGATCCTGAGTATGGTCACCCTACCACCCCCAGCCACCCTCCATATTGCAGTGGCTTGCAGCTACAATACAAGTCCTGCCTGTCTGCCATCCTATGCTATGATGTCAGCTGGGCAATGGGGTACTAAGAGAGGAGTGAGAGGAGATATGCTTCCTTGATCGAAAACTCATTTCAATTACCAAGCACATGATGTTGTTGGGTGCCTGATTTATGGCCATCTTATTATAGACAATATTCTGGGCAATTTATTTTTGCAAAGAAGGTTTCCCCTAATAATCCTATATGTCTGAAAAAGTGTGATTTGTTCATGGCcacccagcaggtttccatggctaagtggaaTCCCAGAATTCTAGTTCACCACTCAAAGCACTTGAGCACACTTATCAAAGTGGTGAGCATACAACAGTGAAATTGGTACGTTAATGTGTTGCAGGTGTTGTATGTggggatttacctattcctttttTAATTCAGCTGTCAAGGATTCTACATAGCCCTCCTTAAGACTTGTTAGAAAGAAGAATAATGCTCAGCAATCTTGAAGGccataagaaaagaggaagaccatattATATCTAAGACATTTCCTTTGGTCAAAAGCAGCCAAACCTCCCAAACCACCAATATTTCATGACGGGTGGGTTACAATGGAAGCAGCTATTAAAAACAAAGGGGGATAAGAaggggaaacaaaaaaaaagaaaatacaaacatCTTCCTGAAGCAAGTTATTTAATGCATTAAGTACCCCTCCTGTCTAAGGATCAGACCAAGAATGTAGTGAAGGAGTTAAGAACAGTTCTTAGAATAttccaaaactaataaaaatgtGTTGCATTGCTTCTTCCACAGATTTCTTCCTAAAAAAATTGGTTTTCCTTATTAATCGGTATCTTAGACCATAACTGGGATGAGTTCAAAAGTCTGATGAGAAGAGGATATAAAGCAGCTGACTAAATAGATCCTGTACTACAAACTACAACATTCTTCTTCTTTGGTATATTCCGTCCACATTGATCTACTTCATGTACTTCTGAGCATCATGTTTTGTATGTCCTTCATTGATACATGTACAAAAAGGATCCAGAAAACTGTCTATATAGTAATTGAGCAAATAAAATATCATATTGTCCATATATGTCTTAATTTCTTTGTAATGAGGCATTTCATAGCCAGttcttatttatacatggattgGGAACATATGTCAAATATTGGTCCTCACAGATAGCACAGCCTTTTCTCTTCTACAGTTCAGGCAGTCTCTCAGTTGTGTTAACTATTTATATAAAAACGGCAATAGATGTCTTAATCATAATCTAAATCAGggattctcaaaccttttcagtctCAAAGCCCTTTCTGAAGCAAAGTTTCTCGTGGAGCACCAAGCAATTTTTATATATGCTTAttatgtatgggggggggggggcatgtatgtgcatgggcaaactttgtaataataataacaatagaaaccCTGGTGGCTATCTACTTCAACTCCctttgccaagcaggaaaagcatgatcaaagcaccccctgagccgtgtaagggaaatagggtttggaagcaagcaaggtgAGCGGGAAAGGATCTGGACAGTGAGGAGGGTGAGGGAAAAAAAGGTTTTTGGTAGCAAGGGGGATGGAAGGGAGGCTTTTTGCAGCAAGGGAGGAAGGGGCAGCGGAGGgggcaggaaagaggaagaaaaacttggagagggatgggaggagggaagaggaggaggaaggcactgAACCCTTCAGTATGTTTTGCAGAGCCCTAAGGGCTttgcagagcacactttgagaactgctgaaATGATATTTGTAATCCATTTATTTGTTACAGATTTTATCAAAAATATACCTCCCAATTTAGGCTGCTACCCTATTTGCACATAATTAAATACAATTGCCTTCAGACCACAGGGTTATGCTCAGAAGGTGATTGAGTTTAATATGTACATAAACTTGGTAAACAATTGCTTCAGGCAGCTACTAAGAAGAGCCAAGCCATCTGAAGCAGATGCTGCACGATTAAAGTTCAACCAAATACACTGCCAAAGATGGAAGAACTGGAGGCATTTATCAAAGCATGGGAATGTTACCTTGCACGTATAATCTCTTTCTCCCAAATCAGAAGCATCATCTCCAGAATCCAATAACATCCAAGGACAGAAGTTGGTTTAATTCTCCATACAGTTCCACCCTTTGACATACACAGCCAAGTCATCACCTGAGATTCTGCTCTGACAAAATGTAAACAGGTGGGGAAAGAAATGCCTtcttttagtgcagtggttctcaacttgtgggtccccagatgtttgttccagtgtgcctttccagaataaggaaactcctagtactatgtcccaacgcactttagcagagattcaggatatctgcatgcccatccccctccaaacacccccaccttctcatgcccagcactttttaattttaattcttacaattggcccagccattgtttttaattgcgtcattgggtgttgttaattgttattgctttgttttttgagttattgtgttgttgttgctgctgctgttttattgttgtatttgggctcggcctcttgtaagccacaccgagtccttcgggagatggtagcggggtacaaataaaggtttattattattattattatttggccttcagttcccacaaatcctaacagctggtacactggctgggatttctgggagttgtaggccaaaacacctggggacccacaggttgagaaccactgtcttagtggACCTATGTCAGTGTAGCAGAGGTGGAAATGGGGTTTTTGCCTCTCCAAATACAAATTCTGCCCCTGACAGTGAAACTTTCAGTCAGTCCCCAAATTTATAGCAAGGCTGTAACTTAAAACTTTAGTTGAACTTTCAGAAGTACAGCTTTGGAAGGAAATGGGAGGTGAAAGGTGAGTAAAGGAATGTGAGCACAGCAAACAGAAGGGGTTTTCAGTGTGCATAGTGTTCAGTGGTTCCTTCTCTGCAATGTGAAGAATTTATCAGGTTGTCTACTTGGGGAGAGCTAATCCACACCGAATGCTCCACTTTTGGCATGAAATAATATATGAAtttcagcaaataaataaataaaagagcagCAGAACCTTACTTTTCAAAGTACTTAGGTGTAGGGAAAGACATAAACAACTATACTTGAATATCTTGTCATATATCTGTTTAGGTCATGAGCATACCCCTGCATAATCACTTGGCTGAATATTGTTTGTATAATGAAACCTAATATCCTATCATAAATCTGTGCAAATGGAATTAGACGACAGATCACATTAAACTTTGCACATCTTGGCATGATTCTTGTTCTATGGGAAATTGATGAGGAAGGTAACAAAAAAATTAGCAGAGCTTGCCAAAGCCAATGGGGCTCCAGCTGTTTGATGGGGCTCTAGCTGTCTTCCCTTATGCACACATCAAGTATGATGTGCAATAAGGGAAGAAATATGTGCAGATCAGGTAAATATTGAGGGATACACATAAtagaagtgaaaatgtgtatgtggtggaggtgtcgaCTTACACCGACAGCCTCCCACccccacaaacagctttaacccagagtgctgaagagccaccaaaagccctcccttcaAGGACATTGCAAGTTATAGTGAGTGTCATGAAGTTATACAAGAACCCTGccaatgccctccacaaacaccatactgcccaccatccaagtgaaggctttaattcagggat
Encoded here:
- the LOC132772822 gene encoding epidermal retinol dehydrogenase 2-like; this encodes MALNFARLHTILVLWDIDEEGNKKTAELVKANGAIAVYAYKCDVRIREEIYAVADQVKEEVGDVDILINNAGIYNRRNFFKLSDSDMEETIQVDTKAHFWTCKAFLPAMLAQNQGHLVTIASAASLSGDKYITDYSASKFASFGFLESLAFELWAVGKKGIKTTIVCPGYVDTTLIIGVKTARPFLVPIMDVGFVSRKIVDAILKEKLYVVLPPFTRLITLKM